A portion of the Sabethes cyaneus chromosome 3, idSabCyanKW18_F2, whole genome shotgun sequence genome contains these proteins:
- the LOC128743736 gene encoding zinc finger protein 585A isoform X3, with amino-acid sequence MNKFWVLTNLIQNSNVYPIPKVEHPHHQQSDQQQHPTSSQHQQQQQQHQQPPPSHQPPSSTTSSKGGGSRHPPGANHALGPAPGLYHNPGGVPGPTPPSASSAPTVPTSAIGSTHLTNLSGPASSAHSSRGSSNHPAPPPGAHLQQLNGGVPTDHTKPQYLGNMQVHPAHSGSGHHPPPPPTQGPPQSAHPPPPQPISIVKPEFKVPSIPAHLMDVRGPDGSIVKINMPEHHDPSKPPNNVEMLKVNIEDLSQFLSYHEVFGKLPSDMLTGPTASLVPSSATNTATTSGGHSNGKLNHIRQQHPQGESPFKCSYCAKSFTRKEHLTNHVRQHTGESPYRCPYCGKTFTRKEHLTNHVRLHTGETPYQCTYCGKKFTRKEHLTNHVRLHTGETPFQCTYCEKKFTRKEHLTNHTRLHTGETPFQCSYCQKKFTRKEHLTNHVRLHTGETPFQCTYCEKKFTRKEHLTNHVRIHTGETPYRCTYCEKKFTRKERLTYHIRWHTGETPYHCTYCEKKFARKEHLTNHVRLHTGETPYHCTYCEKKFTRKEHLTNHVRLHTGETPYQCTYCEKKFSRRERLTIHTRIHTGETPYRCTYCDKKFTRKERLTYHIRLHTGETPYQCTYCEKKFTRKEHLTNHVRLHTGETPYQCTYCEKKFTRKEHLTNHTRLHTGETPYHCTYCEKKFMRKEHLKNHVRLHTGETPYQCTYCQKKFTRKEHLTNHTRLHTGETPYHCTYCSKKFARKEHLTNHIRLHTGETPYQCTYCSKKFTRKEHLTNHLRLHTGETPYQCNFCQKKFTRKEHLTNHVRLHTGETPYQCSYCQKKFTRKEHLTNHTRLHTGETPYHCTYCEKKFMRKEHLTNHVRLHTGETPYQCTYCGKKFTRKEHLTNHIRLHTGESPYRCEYCNKSFTRKEHLKNHVRLHTGDSPHKCEYCNKTFTRKEHLNNHMRQHSGDNPHCCNVCNKTFTRKEHLINHMSRSHTGERPFQCDECGKSFPLKGNLLFHARSHTKGQPMERPFRCDMCPKDFICKGHLVSHQRSHTGEKNHHCPQCSKSYVERGNMLRHMKKTHPDAVIPVLPKLPHIKVEPKSTVSQPTSVVTSPAQATSTITSIISNTHPSQHHHIQPKMEQKSQIHHLPIPHQHQAHQLHHHISAPMHLPPPNPQQLAALALHHQVAQQQQQQQQSSPSTGRAQPSPRTSLPPPPPQQQHPVQQPGPPQVPPGPPENQQQPQQQPVPGPTGPLPPQHHTVPVTIITHAGTINPMPDGLNNRVGTIQMHHLNAAQSEEHSVVY; translated from the exons ATGAATAAATTTTGGGTGCTGAccaatttgattcaaaattcaaaCGTGTATCCAATACCTAAAGTTGAGCATCCGCACCATCAGCAGTCGGATCAGCAGCAACATCCGACGTCGTCTCAAcatcagcagcaacaacagcaacatcaACAGCCGCCTCCGTCCCATCAGCCGCCATCATCGACCACGTCGTCTAAGGGCGGAGGAAGCCGACATCCTCCCGGTGCAAATCACGCACTCGGGCCTGCGCCAGGATTGTATCATAATCCGGGTGGCGTTCCCGGTCCAACGCCACCCAGTGCCAGTTCGGCACCAACTGTACCTACATCGGCCATAG GATCGACACACTTAACGAATCTCTCCGGGCCTGCTTCAAGTGCGCACAGTAGTAGAGGCAGCAGTAACCATCCAGCGCCTCCACCTGGAGCCCATCTGCAG caACTCAACGGAGGGGTTCCGACGGATCATACTAAACCCCAGTATTTAGGTAATATGCAGGTCCATCCGGCGCACAGTGGTAGTGGTCACCATCCGCCTCCACCGCCCACGCAGGGGCCACCGCAGTCCGCACATCCGCCGCCACCGCAACCGATCTCGATCGTAAAGCCAGAGTTCAAGGTGCCCTCCATACCAGCCCACTTGATGGATGTGCGCGGCCCGGACGGTTCGATCGTCAAGATCAACATGCCGGAGCACCACGATCCGAGCAAACCGCCCAACAATGTGGAAATGTTGAAAGTCAACATCGAGGATCTCAGTCAATTTCTTTCGTACCATGAAGTCTTCGGAAAGCTCCCTTCCGATATGCTAACGGGCCCCACCGCTAGTCTAGTGCCATCATCCGCTACCAATACTGCGACGACCAGTGGCGGTCATAGTAATGGTAAAT TAAACCACATTCGCCAGCAGCATCCTCAGGGTGAGTCGCCGTTCAAGTGCAGTTACTGTGCGAAAAGCTTCACCAGGAAGGAACACCTGACCAACCACGTGCGCCAGCACACCGGAGAATCGCCGTACCGCTGTCCGTACTGTGGCAAAACGTTCACCCGGAAGGAACATCTTACGAATCACGTAAG ATTGCACACGGGCGAAACTCCCTACCAGTGCACATACTGTGGGAAGAAATTCACCAGAAAAGAACACCTTACCAATCATGTCAG GTTACACACCGGAGAGACCCCGTTCCAGTGCACTTATTGCGAGAAGAAGTTTACGCGAAAAGAGCATTTGACAAATCACACGAG GTTACACACTGGCGAAACGCCGTTCCAGTGCTCCTACTGTCAGAAGAAGTTCACCCGCAAAGAGCATTTAACGAATCATGTCAG ATTACATACTGGAGAAACCCCCTTTCAGTGTACCTATTGCGAAAAGAAATTCACGCGCAAAGAGCATTTAACGAATCATGTCAG AATACACACTGGCGAGACTCCGTACCGGTGCACGTATTGTGAGAAGAAATTTACCAGAAAAGAGCGTTTGACGTATCACATAAG ATGGCACACCGGAGAGACTCCCTATCATTGCACATATTGCGAGAAAAAATTCGCACGAAAAGAACATTTAACGAATCATGTCAG ATTGCACACCGGTGAGACGCCCTATCACTGTACCTATTGCGAGAAAAAATTTACCCGCAAAGAGCATTTAACGAACCATGTCAG ATTGCACACTGGAGAGACTCCCTATCAGTGCACATATTGCGAGAAGAAATTCAGTAGAAGAGAGCGTTTAACGATTCACACAAG AATACATACCGGAGAGACCCCTTATAGATGTACatattgtgataagaaatttACCAGAAAAGAGCGTTTAACGTATCACATAAG ATTACATACCGGAGAGACCCCCTATCAGTGTACCTATTGCGAGAAAAAATTCACGCGAAAAGAGCATTTAACAAATCATGTCAG ATTGCACACCGGAGAAACACCCTATCAGTGCACTTATTGCGAGAAGAAATTTACTCGAAAAGAACATTTAACCAATCACACAAG ATTGCACACTGGCGAGACTCCCTATCATTGCACATATTGCGAGAAGAAATTTATGCGAAAAGAACACTTGAAAAACCATGTCAG ATTGCATACCGGAGAAACTCCCTATCAATGTACGTACTGCCAGAAGAAGTTTACGCGAAAAGAGCATTTAACGAATCACACCAG ATTACACACCGGCGAAACTCCCTACCATTGCACTTACTGTTCGAAGAAGTTCGCTCGAAAAGAACATCTCACAAATCATATCAG ATTACACACTGGCGAGACTCCCTACCAATGCACGTACTGTTCGAAGAAGTTCACTCGAAAAGAACATCTCACAAATCATCTCAG GTTGCACACTGGCGAAACTCCCTACCAGTGTAACTTTTGCCAAAAGAAGTTTACGAGAAAAGAACACCTCACGAACCATGTCAG ATTACACACGGGCGAGACTCCTTATCAGTGCTCATATTGCCAGAAGAAGTTTACGAGAAAAGAGCACTTGACCAATCACACCAG ATTGCACACCGGAGAGACTCCTTATCATTGCACCTATTGCGAGAAGAAATTTATGAGAAAAGAGCATTTAACGAACCATGTCAG ATTGCACACCGGAGAAACTCCATATCAGTGCACATATTGCGGGAAGAAATTCACCCGAAAAGAGCATTTAACCAATCACATCAG ATTGCATACCGGAGAGTCTCCTTATCGGTGTGAGTACTGTAACAAGTCATTCACCAGAAAAGAACACCTCAAGAATCACGTCAG GCTTCACACCGGTGATTCGCCGCACAAATGCGAGTACTGCAACAAAACGTTTACGCGCAAGGAGCATCTCAACAATCACATGCGCCAGCACAGCGGAGATAATCCTCACTGTTGCAATGTGTGCAACAAGACCTTCACCCGCAAGGAACATCTGATCAATCACATGAG TCGGTCACACACCGGCGAACGTCCGTTCCAGTGCGATGAATGCGGAAAGTCGTTCCCGCTGAAGGGTAATCTGCTGTTCCATGCGCGCAGTCACACCAAGGGTCAGCCGATGGAACGGCCGTTCCGTTGCGATATGTGCCCGAAGGACTTCATCTGCAAGGGGCACCTGGTGTCCCATCAGCGATCTCATACCGGGGAGAAGAATCATCACTGCCCGCAGTGCAGCAAGTCGTACGTTGAGCGTGGCAACATGCTGCGGCACATGAAGAAAACGCACCCGGACGCGGTTATACCGGTGCTGCCCAAGTTGCCGCACATCAAGGTGGAACCGAAGTCCACCG TATCTCAGCCAACGTCGGTGGTGACGTCCCCGGCTCAGGCCACCTCCACAATCACATCGATCATCTCCAATACTCATCCATCGCAGCATCATCACATTCaaccgaaaatggaacagaaatctCAGATACATCATCTTCCGATTCCCCATCAGCATCAGGCTCACCAGCTGCACCACCACATCTCGGCCCCGATGCATCTGCCTCCACCAAACCCCCAACAATTGGCAGCACTCGCCCTCCATCATCAAGTggcccaacagcagcagcagcaacaacaatccTCACCCTCAACGGGCCGAGCACAGCCTTCTCCTCGTACATCActtccgccgccgccgccgcagcagcagcatccgGTGCAACAGCCGGGACCGCCCCAGGTCCCCCCGGGCCCCCCGGAAAACCAACAACAGCCGCAGCAGCAGCCGGTCCCGGGCCCAACTGGACCCCTGCCACCACAACACCATACGGTCCCGGTTACTATTATAACCCACGCTGGCACAATTAATCCAATGCCAGATGGACTCAACAATCGGGTCGGTACGATCCAGATGCACCACCTAAATGCGGCTCAGTCGGAGGAGCACTCGGTGGTTTACTGA
- the LOC128743736 gene encoding zinc finger protein 585A isoform X6: MNKFWVLTNLIQNSNVYPIPKVEHPHHQQSDQQQHPTSSQHQQQQQQHQQPPPSHQPPSSTTSSKGGGSRHPPGANHALGPAPGLYHNPGGVPGPTPPSASSAPTVPTSAIGSTHLTNLSGPASSAHSSRGSSNHPAPPPGAHLQQLNGGVPTDHTKPQYLGNMQVHPAHSGSGHHPPPPPTQGPPQSAHPPPPQPISIVKPEFKVPSIPAHLMDVRGPDGSIVKINMPEHHDPSKPPNNVEMLKVNIEDLSQFLSYHEVFGKLPSDMLTGPTASLVPSSATNTATTSGGHSNGKLNHIRQQHPQGESPFKCSYCAKSFTRKEHLTNHVRQHTGESPYRCPYCGKTFTRKEHLTNHVRLHTGETPYQCTYCGKKFTRKEHLTNHVRLHTGETPFQCTYCEKKFTRKEHLTNHTRLHTGETPFQCSYCQKKFTRKEHLTNHVRLHTGETPFQCTYCEKKFTRKEHLTNHVRIHTGETPYRCTYCEKKFTRKERLTYHIRWHTGETPYHCTYCEKKFARKEHLTNHVRLHTGETPYQCTYCEKKFSRRERLTIHTRIHTGETPYRCTYCDKKFTRKERLTYHIRLHTGETPYQCTYCEKKFTRKEHLTNHVRLHTGETPYQCTYCEKKFTRKEHLTNHTRLHTGETPYHCTYCEKKFMRKEHLKNHVRLHTGETPYQCTYCQKKFTRKEHLTNHTRLHTGETPYHCTYCSKKFARKEHLTNHIRLHTGETPYQCTYCSKKFTRKEHLTNHLRLHTGETPYQCNFCQKKFTRKEHLTNHVRLHTGETPYQCSYCQKKFTRKEHLTNHTRLHTGETPYHCTYCEKKFMRKEHLTNHVRLHTGETPYQCTYCGKKFTRKEHLTNHIRLHTGESPYRCEYCNKSFTRKEHLKNHVRLHTGDSPHKCEYCNKTFTRKEHLNNHMRQHSGDNPHCCNVCNKTFTRKEHLINHMSRSHTGERPFQCDECGKSFPLKGNLLFHARSHTKGQPMERPFRCDMCPKDFICKGHLVSHQRSHTGEKNHHCPQCSKSYVERGNMLRHMKKTHPDAVIPVLPKLPHIKVEPKSTGEYLSQPTSVVTSPAQATSTITSIISNTHPSQHHHIQPKMEQKSQIHHLPIPHQHQAHQLHHHISAPMHLPPPNPQQLAALALHHQVAQQQQQQQQSSPSTGRAQPSPRTSLPPPPPQQQHPVQQPGPPQVPPGPPENQQQPQQQPVPGPTGPLPPQHHTVPVTIITHAGTINPMPDGLNNRVGTIQMHHLNAAQSEEHSVVY, from the exons ATGAATAAATTTTGGGTGCTGAccaatttgattcaaaattcaaaCGTGTATCCAATACCTAAAGTTGAGCATCCGCACCATCAGCAGTCGGATCAGCAGCAACATCCGACGTCGTCTCAAcatcagcagcaacaacagcaacatcaACAGCCGCCTCCGTCCCATCAGCCGCCATCATCGACCACGTCGTCTAAGGGCGGAGGAAGCCGACATCCTCCCGGTGCAAATCACGCACTCGGGCCTGCGCCAGGATTGTATCATAATCCGGGTGGCGTTCCCGGTCCAACGCCACCCAGTGCCAGTTCGGCACCAACTGTACCTACATCGGCCATAG GATCGACACACTTAACGAATCTCTCCGGGCCTGCTTCAAGTGCGCACAGTAGTAGAGGCAGCAGTAACCATCCAGCGCCTCCACCTGGAGCCCATCTGCAG caACTCAACGGAGGGGTTCCGACGGATCATACTAAACCCCAGTATTTAGGTAATATGCAGGTCCATCCGGCGCACAGTGGTAGTGGTCACCATCCGCCTCCACCGCCCACGCAGGGGCCACCGCAGTCCGCACATCCGCCGCCACCGCAACCGATCTCGATCGTAAAGCCAGAGTTCAAGGTGCCCTCCATACCAGCCCACTTGATGGATGTGCGCGGCCCGGACGGTTCGATCGTCAAGATCAACATGCCGGAGCACCACGATCCGAGCAAACCGCCCAACAATGTGGAAATGTTGAAAGTCAACATCGAGGATCTCAGTCAATTTCTTTCGTACCATGAAGTCTTCGGAAAGCTCCCTTCCGATATGCTAACGGGCCCCACCGCTAGTCTAGTGCCATCATCCGCTACCAATACTGCGACGACCAGTGGCGGTCATAGTAATGGTAAAT TAAACCACATTCGCCAGCAGCATCCTCAGGGTGAGTCGCCGTTCAAGTGCAGTTACTGTGCGAAAAGCTTCACCAGGAAGGAACACCTGACCAACCACGTGCGCCAGCACACCGGAGAATCGCCGTACCGCTGTCCGTACTGTGGCAAAACGTTCACCCGGAAGGAACATCTTACGAATCACGTAAG ATTGCACACGGGCGAAACTCCCTACCAGTGCACATACTGTGGGAAGAAATTCACCAGAAAAGAACACCTTACCAATCATGTCAG GTTACACACCGGAGAGACCCCGTTCCAGTGCACTTATTGCGAGAAGAAGTTTACGCGAAAAGAGCATTTGACAAATCACACGAG GTTACACACTGGCGAAACGCCGTTCCAGTGCTCCTACTGTCAGAAGAAGTTCACCCGCAAAGAGCATTTAACGAATCATGTCAG ATTACATACTGGAGAAACCCCCTTTCAGTGTACCTATTGCGAAAAGAAATTCACGCGCAAAGAGCATTTAACGAATCATGTCAG AATACACACTGGCGAGACTCCGTACCGGTGCACGTATTGTGAGAAGAAATTTACCAGAAAAGAGCGTTTGACGTATCACATAAG ATGGCACACCGGAGAGACTCCCTATCATTGCACATATTGCGAGAAAAAATTCGCACGAAAAGAACATTTAACGAATCATGTCAG ATTGCACACTGGAGAGACTCCCTATCAGTGCACATATTGCGAGAAGAAATTCAGTAGAAGAGAGCGTTTAACGATTCACACAAG AATACATACCGGAGAGACCCCTTATAGATGTACatattgtgataagaaatttACCAGAAAAGAGCGTTTAACGTATCACATAAG ATTACATACCGGAGAGACCCCCTATCAGTGTACCTATTGCGAGAAAAAATTCACGCGAAAAGAGCATTTAACAAATCATGTCAG ATTGCACACCGGAGAAACACCCTATCAGTGCACTTATTGCGAGAAGAAATTTACTCGAAAAGAACATTTAACCAATCACACAAG ATTGCACACTGGCGAGACTCCCTATCATTGCACATATTGCGAGAAGAAATTTATGCGAAAAGAACACTTGAAAAACCATGTCAG ATTGCATACCGGAGAAACTCCCTATCAATGTACGTACTGCCAGAAGAAGTTTACGCGAAAAGAGCATTTAACGAATCACACCAG ATTACACACCGGCGAAACTCCCTACCATTGCACTTACTGTTCGAAGAAGTTCGCTCGAAAAGAACATCTCACAAATCATATCAG ATTACACACTGGCGAGACTCCCTACCAATGCACGTACTGTTCGAAGAAGTTCACTCGAAAAGAACATCTCACAAATCATCTCAG GTTGCACACTGGCGAAACTCCCTACCAGTGTAACTTTTGCCAAAAGAAGTTTACGAGAAAAGAACACCTCACGAACCATGTCAG ATTACACACGGGCGAGACTCCTTATCAGTGCTCATATTGCCAGAAGAAGTTTACGAGAAAAGAGCACTTGACCAATCACACCAG ATTGCACACCGGAGAGACTCCTTATCATTGCACCTATTGCGAGAAGAAATTTATGAGAAAAGAGCATTTAACGAACCATGTCAG ATTGCACACCGGAGAAACTCCATATCAGTGCACATATTGCGGGAAGAAATTCACCCGAAAAGAGCATTTAACCAATCACATCAG ATTGCATACCGGAGAGTCTCCTTATCGGTGTGAGTACTGTAACAAGTCATTCACCAGAAAAGAACACCTCAAGAATCACGTCAG GCTTCACACCGGTGATTCGCCGCACAAATGCGAGTACTGCAACAAAACGTTTACGCGCAAGGAGCATCTCAACAATCACATGCGCCAGCACAGCGGAGATAATCCTCACTGTTGCAATGTGTGCAACAAGACCTTCACCCGCAAGGAACATCTGATCAATCACATGAG TCGGTCACACACCGGCGAACGTCCGTTCCAGTGCGATGAATGCGGAAAGTCGTTCCCGCTGAAGGGTAATCTGCTGTTCCATGCGCGCAGTCACACCAAGGGTCAGCCGATGGAACGGCCGTTCCGTTGCGATATGTGCCCGAAGGACTTCATCTGCAAGGGGCACCTGGTGTCCCATCAGCGATCTCATACCGGGGAGAAGAATCATCACTGCCCGCAGTGCAGCAAGTCGTACGTTGAGCGTGGCAACATGCTGCGGCACATGAAGAAAACGCACCCGGACGCGGTTATACCGGTGCTGCCCAAGTTGCCGCACATCAAGGTGGAACCGAAGTCCACCGGTGAGTACT TATCTCAGCCAACGTCGGTGGTGACGTCCCCGGCTCAGGCCACCTCCACAATCACATCGATCATCTCCAATACTCATCCATCGCAGCATCATCACATTCaaccgaaaatggaacagaaatctCAGATACATCATCTTCCGATTCCCCATCAGCATCAGGCTCACCAGCTGCACCACCACATCTCGGCCCCGATGCATCTGCCTCCACCAAACCCCCAACAATTGGCAGCACTCGCCCTCCATCATCAAGTggcccaacagcagcagcagcaacaacaatccTCACCCTCAACGGGCCGAGCACAGCCTTCTCCTCGTACATCActtccgccgccgccgccgcagcagcagcatccgGTGCAACAGCCGGGACCGCCCCAGGTCCCCCCGGGCCCCCCGGAAAACCAACAACAGCCGCAGCAGCAGCCGGTCCCGGGCCCAACTGGACCCCTGCCACCACAACACCATACGGTCCCGGTTACTATTATAACCCACGCTGGCACAATTAATCCAATGCCAGATGGACTCAACAATCGGGTCGGTACGATCCAGATGCACCACCTAAATGCGGCTCAGTCGGAGGAGCACTCGGTGGTTTACTGA